The following proteins are co-located in the Salvelinus fontinalis isolate EN_2023a chromosome 41, ASM2944872v1, whole genome shotgun sequence genome:
- the LOC129840554 gene encoding 2-oxoglutarate receptor 1-like, which produces MSSAIYGGNKSDDNCTSVDSLMKHYYLPVMYSVIFVVGLLGNVTSIAIYLAKLRPWKSSSIIMFNLALTDLLYVLSLPFMVYYYTKGESWTLGDFMCRFLRFGFHFNLYGSILFLTCLAVFRYVVAAHPLRAAQVQQKRWGILACAAVWAIAVAEIVPMLTMITMETKDNKTYCLDFASGDPDVLWWYGWLLTVLGYLLPLVVVVVCYAGIVRELAKGPHTHSPCRGRARRLTVLILVVFVVCFLPYHVLRILRVDTRRKPESSCMLVHWVHAAYILSRPVAGLNTFFNLALYTLAGDKFQQAFLSVFPWGPWWTKVRTQLKLSLAVVSKPSNTSSAERSHGYSMK; this is translated from the coding sequence ATGTCTAGCGCCATCTACGGCGGGAACAAATCCGACGATAACTGCACCAGCGTGGACAGCCTGATGAAACACTACTACCTGCCCGTCATGTACAGTGTCATTTTCGTTGTGGGGCTGCTGGGTAACGTCACCTCCATCGCCATCTACCTGGCCAAGCTACGACCCTGGAAGTCCAGCAGTATCATCATGTTCAACCTGGCGTTGACGGATCTTCTGTATGTTCTGAGTCTGCCATTCATGGTCTACTACTACACCAAAGGTGAATCCTGGACCCTGGGCGACTTCATGTGTCGTTTTCTGCGTTTCGGGTTCCACTTTAACCTATATGGTAGTATACTGTTTCTCACCTGTTTGGCTGTGTTTCGATATGTCGTGGCGGCGCATCCTCTGAGAGCGGCGCAGGTGCAGCAGAAGAGGTGGGGTATCTTGGCCTGCGCCGCGGTCTGGGCTATAGCCGTGGCAGAGATCGTGCCCATGCTCACCATGATCACCATGGAGACTAAAGACAACAAGACCTACTGTTTGGACTTTGCTAGCGGCGACCCGGATGTCCTGTGGTGGTACGGTTGGCTGCTGACCGTGctgggctacctgctgcccctggtggtggtggtggtgtgttacgccgGTATCGTCCGTGAACTAGCCAAGGGGCCCCACACTCACAGCCCTTGCCGGGGACGGGCACGTCGCCTCACTGTACTGATCCTGGTGGTGTTCGTGGTATGCTTCCTGCCGTACCACGTCCTGAGGATCCTAAGAGTAGACACCAGGAGGAAGCCTGAGTCGTCATGTATGCTGGTGCACTGGGTCCACGCCGCTTATATCCTGTCCAGGCCCGTAGCGGGGCTCAACACCTTCTTTAACCTGGCTCTGTACACCCTGGCCGGGGACAAGTTCCAGCAGGCCTTCCTCAGTGTGTTCCCCTGGGGCCCCTGGTGGACCAAGGTCAGGACTCAGCTCAAACTCAGCCTGGCTGTCGTCAGTAAGCCCAGTAACACATCTTCAGCCGAAAGGAGCCATGGATATAGCATGAAATAA
- the LOC129840415 gene encoding 2-oxoglutarate receptor 1-like, translated as MSSAIYGGNKSDDNCTSVDSLMKHYYLPVMYSVIFVVGLLGNVTSIAIYLAKLRPWKSSSIIMFNLALTDLLYVLSLPFIVYYYTKGESWTLGAFMCRFLRFGFHFNLYGSILFLTCLAVFRYVVVAHPLRAAQVQQKRWGILACAAVWAIAVAEIVPMLTMITMETKDNKTQCLDFASGDPAVLWWYGWLLTVLGYLLPLVVVVVCYAGIVRELAKGPHTHSPCRVRTRRLTVLILVVFVVCFLPYHVLRILRVDTRRKPESSCMLVHWVHAAYILSRPVAGLNTFFNLALYTLAGDKFQQAFLSVFHWGPWWTKFRTHLKLSLAAVSKPSNTASAERPAAMDMT; from the coding sequence ATGTCTAGCGCCATCTACGGCGGGAACAAATCCGACGATAACTGCACCAGCGTGGACAGCCTGATGAAACACTATTACCTGCCCGTCATGTACAGTGTCATTTTCGTTGTGGGGCTGCTGGGTAACGTCACCTCCATCGCCATCTACCTGGCCAAGCTACGACCCTGGAAGTCCAGCAGTATCATTATGTTCAACCTGGCGTTGACAGATCTTCTGTATGTTCTGAGTCTGCCTTTCATTGTCTACTACTACACCAAAGGTGAATCCTGGACCCTGGGCGCCTTCATGTGTCGCTTTCTGCGTTTCGGGTTCCACTTTAACCTATATGGTAGTATACTGTTTCTCACCTGTTTGGCTGTGTTTCGATATGTCGTGGTGGCGCATCCTCTGAGGGCGGCGCAGGTGCAGCAGAAGAGGTGGGGTATCTTGGCGTGCGCCGCGGTCTGGGCTATAGCCGTGGCAGAGATTGTGCCCATGCTCACCATGATCACCATGGAGACTAAAGACAACAAGACCCAGTGTTTGGATTTTGCTAGCGGCGACCCGGCTGTCCTGTGGTGGTACGGTTGGCTGCTGACCGTGctgggctacctgctgcccctggtggtggtggtggtgtgttacgccgGTATTGTCCGTGAACTAGCCAAGGGGCCCCACACCCACAGCCCTTGCCGGGTACGGACACGCCGCCTCACTGTACTGATCCTGGTGGTGTTCGTGGTATGCTTCCTGCCGTACCACGTCCTGAGGATCCTAAGAGTAGACACCAGGAGGAAGCCTGAGTCGTCATGTATGCTGGTGCACTGGGTCCACGCCGCTTATATCCTGTCCAGGCCCGTAGCGGGGCTCAACACCTTCTTTAACCTGGCTCTGTACACCCTGGCCGGGGACAAGTTCCAGCAGGCCTTCCTCAGTGTGTTCCACTGGGGCCCCTGGTGGACCAAGTTCAGGACTCACCTCAAACTCAGCCTGGCTGCTGTCAGTAAGCCCAGTAACACAGCTTCAGCCGAAAGGCCAGCAGCCATGGATATGACATGA
- the LOC129840414 gene encoding kelch-like protein 41b, whose translation MDPKAMKEELRLFQSTLLQDGLKELLNENKFVDCTLKVGDRSFPCHKLIMAACSPYFREIFFSKDGKEVEATKEVVLDDVNPAILDMIITYLYSAEIDLTDENVQDIFAVANRFQIPSVFTVCVNYLQKKLSVTNCLAIFRMGLVLNVPRLAVSARDYIADRFDILSKDEELLQLAAHELFAVIGGDSLNVEKEEMVFEALMKWVHNDKDKRVQVLGDAFECIRFRLMPEKYFHDKVETDEIIKADPELLKKVQIIKDAFQGKLPEKKDKVAGDKGADGEGGEAEDVFPGFLNDNRRHGMYVRDLILMINDTAAVAYDVNENECFLAAMSEQIPRNHVSLASQKNQLYLIGGLFVDEEDKDAPLQCYFYQLDTLAADWVALPPMPSPRALFNMGECENLLFAIAGKDLQSNECLDSVMCYDVQKMKWSETKKLPLKIHGHSVVSHKGLVYCIGGKTDDNKALNKMFVYNHKQSEWRELAAMKTARAMFGAVIYNGKIVVAGGVNEEGLTAASEVYDFGTNKWETFTDFPQERSSVNLLSNEGALYAVGGFTFIQNDNKEVVPAEVTDVWQYEEDKKEWSGMLREMRYAAGSSCVSMRLNAAKMPKL comes from the exons ATGGACCCCAAAGCCATGAAGGAGGAGCTGCGCCTCTTCCAGAGCACCTTGCTCCAGGATGGCCTCAAGGAGCTGCTGAACGAGAACAAGTTTGTGGACTGCACTCTGAAAGTGGGTGATCGGAGCTTCCCCTGCCATAAACTCATAATGGCTGCCTGCAGCCCATACTTCAGAGAGATCTTCTTCTCCAAGGACGGCAAGGAGGTGGAGGCCACCAAGGAGGTGGTCCTGGACGATGTCAATCCAGCCATCTTGGACATGATCATCACGTATCTGTACTCGGCCGAGATCGATCTCACCGACGAAAATGTGCAGGACATATTTGCCGTAGCAAATCGTTTCCAGATTccttcagtcttcactgtgtgtgttaactatctTCAGAAGAAGCTATCCGTGACCAACTGTTTGGCAATCTTCAGGATGGGTCTGGTCCTCAACGTGCCCAGGTTGGCAGTGTCTGCCCGTGACTACATCGCAGACCGCTTTGATATCCTCTCTAAAGACGAAGAGCTCCTCCAGCTGGCCGCTCATGAACTGTTCGCTGTCATCGGTGGCGACTCGCTCAATgtggagaaggaggagatggtGTTCGAAGCCCTCATGAAATGGGTCCACAACGACAAAGACAAACGTGTCCAGGTACTGGGTGACGCCTTCGAGTGCATCCGCTTCCGCCTCATGCCTGAGAAATATTTCCACGACAAAGTGGAGACGGACGAGATCATCAAGGCCGACCCGGAACTTCTGAAGAAGGTCCAGATTATCAAAGACGCGTTCCAGGGGAAACTCCCAGAGAAGAAAGACAAGGTAGCTGGGGATAAGGGGGCGGATGGCGAGGGTGGCGAGGCAGAGGATGTTTTCCCAGGTTTCCTAAACGATAACCGTCGCCACGGCATGTACGTCCGCGACCTGATCCTGATGATCAACGACACGGCAGCGGTGGCGTACGACGTCAACGAGAACGAGTGTTTCCTGGCGGCCATGTCGGAACAGATCCCCCGGAACCACGTCAGCCTGGCATCACAGAAGAACCAGCTCTACCTCATCGGAGGACTGTTTGTGGACGAGGAGGACAAGGACGCTCCCCTACAGTGCTACTTTTATCAG TTGGACACTCTTGCAGCTGACTGGGTAGCTCTGCCCCCCATGCCTTCCCCTAGAGCTCTTTTCAACATGGGAGAGTGCGAGAACCTGCTGTTTGCTATTGCTGGAAAAGACCTCCAGAGCAACGAGTGTTTAGACTCTGTGATGTGCTATGATGTCCA GAAGATGAAGTGGAGTGAGACCAAAAAGCTTCCCCTGAAGATCCACGGCCATTCTGTGGTCTCCCATAAGGGCCTGGTGTACTGCATTGGAGGAAAGACTgatgacaa CAAAGCCCTGAACAAGATGTTTGTATACAACCACAAGCAGTCAGAGTGGAGGGAGCTGGCTGCCATGAAGACAGCCAGAGCCATGTTCGGAGCTGTCATTTACAACGGAAAGATTGTGGTGGCCGGTGGAGTCAATGAGGAAGGCCTCACTGCTGCATCTGAAGTCTATGACTTTGGAACAAACAA ATGGGAGACGTTCACAGACTTTCCCCAGGAGAGGAGCTCAGTGAACCTGCTGAGCAATGAGGGGGCCCTGTACGCCGTGGGGGGCTTCACCTTCATCCAGAATGACAACAAGGAGGTGGTCCCCGCAGAGGTCACTGATGTTTGGCA ATACGAGGAGGACAAGAAGGAATGGAGCGGGATGCTGAGGGAGATGCGTTATGCCGCTGGCTCCTCCTGTGTATCCATGCGCCTCAATGCTGCCAAGATGCCCAAACTCTAg